A single genomic interval of Sphingopyxis sp. CCNWLW2 harbors:
- a CDS encoding SDR family oxidoreductase, whose product MNLQDMFGLDGRIALVTGGSRGIGKMIVEGYLAAGAARVYISARKSAQIEEAVADFETRYPGKVIGLPVDLSTVEGCRALASELEAREERLDILVNNAGAAWGEPFEGFPEAGWDKVMDINVKSPFFLTQALHGLLKGGGTADRPAKVINIGSIDGQRLNPWETYSYHASKAAILYLTKRLAARLVQDHILVTAIAPGAFQSDMNKAARDHGDAVAQSIPVKRIGVPEDMAGAAIFLASKAGDYVVGDTITVDGGLVHGDVRTSIDA is encoded by the coding sequence ATGAACCTTCAGGACATGTTCGGCCTCGACGGCCGCATCGCACTCGTCACCGGCGGCTCGCGCGGCATCGGCAAGATGATCGTCGAGGGCTATCTCGCCGCGGGCGCGGCGCGCGTCTATATCTCGGCGCGCAAGAGCGCGCAGATCGAGGAAGCCGTCGCCGATTTCGAAACGCGCTATCCGGGCAAGGTCATCGGCCTGCCGGTCGACCTGTCGACCGTCGAAGGGTGCCGCGCGCTCGCGTCGGAGCTCGAAGCGCGCGAAGAGCGCCTCGACATCCTCGTCAACAACGCCGGCGCGGCGTGGGGCGAACCGTTCGAGGGCTTCCCCGAGGCGGGCTGGGACAAGGTGATGGACATCAACGTCAAATCGCCCTTCTTCCTGACGCAGGCGCTCCACGGGCTGCTCAAGGGCGGCGGCACCGCCGACCGTCCGGCGAAGGTGATCAACATCGGCTCGATCGACGGCCAGCGTTTGAACCCCTGGGAAACCTACAGCTATCACGCGTCGAAGGCCGCGATCCTCTACCTCACCAAGCGGCTCGCGGCGCGGCTGGTGCAGGATCATATCCTCGTCACCGCGATCGCGCCGGGCGCCTTCCAGTCGGACATGAACAAGGCGGCGCGCGACCATGGCGACGCGGTGGCGCAAAGCATCCCGGTCAAGCGCATCGGCGTCCCCGAGGATATGGCCGGCGCCGCGATCTTCCTCGCGTCGAAGGCGGGCGACTATGTCGTCGGCGACACGATCACCGTCGACGGCGGGCTCGTCCACGGCGACGTCCGGACGAGCATCGACGCGTAA
- a CDS encoding HNH endonuclease, with protein MFHPDLARHPDSCPALVLNADYTPLSYYPLSLWPWQTAVKAVFLDRVTIVENYEREIHSPTKTMPIPSVIALRQYVKPSQHPAFTRFNLFLRDRFSCQYCGSGKDLTFDHVVPRRLGGRTTWENVATACAPCNLKKGGRTPQQAHMPIYRQPWRPTSWQLQDNGRAFPPNYLHTSWIDWLYWDVELEG; from the coding sequence ATGTTTCATCCCGATCTCGCCCGGCATCCCGATTCCTGTCCGGCCCTTGTTCTCAATGCAGACTATACGCCGCTCAGCTATTACCCCTTGAGCCTGTGGCCCTGGCAGACCGCGGTCAAGGCGGTTTTCCTCGACCGCGTCACCATCGTCGAAAATTACGAACGCGAGATTCATTCGCCGACGAAGACGATGCCGATCCCCAGCGTCATCGCGCTCCGCCAATATGTGAAGCCGTCGCAGCACCCGGCGTTCACGCGCTTCAACCTGTTCCTGCGCGACCGGTTTTCGTGCCAATATTGCGGATCGGGCAAGGATCTGACCTTCGATCATGTCGTGCCGCGCCGGCTCGGCGGGCGGACGACGTGGGAAAATGTCGCGACCGCCTGCGCGCCGTGCAACCTGAAAAAAGGTGGCCGCACCCCGCAACAGGCGCATATGCCGATCTATCGCCAACCCTGGCGCCCGACGAGCTGGCAGCTGCAGGACAATGGGCGGGCATTCCCGCCCAACTATCTGCACACAAGCTGGATCGACTGGCTCTATTGGGATGTTGAACTGGAAGGCTGA
- a CDS encoding acyl-CoA dehydrogenase family protein has product MSELDAFRAEVRDWLEANCPAEMREPVRDEGDVCWGGRNWVFKNDAQKAWLEACVAKGYTVPDWPKPYGGAGLTPEQTKVLKQEMKRIHARSPLDSFGIWMLGPALLQFGTEEQKVEYLNPIARGEIRWCQGYSEPGSGSDLVSLQTFGEDKGDHWVVNGSKIWTSYADKADWIFCLVRTDKANKYQGITFMLFDMASKGVTTKPILLISGNSPFCETFFDDVEVPKTQFIGEINRGWDVAKYLLGHEREMISGGGAGGDMVSIGGAFAKAFGKNAAGELDDPILRAEMAAFDVDVFAYRAMGERFMDMWKTGRAHPASSNMMKYVGTELNKRRHELVMSGGGSEALEWDSEETKGGARARGWLRTKANSIEGGTSEVMLNVIAKRILDLPGA; this is encoded by the coding sequence ATGAGCGAACTGGACGCTTTTCGCGCCGAGGTGCGGGACTGGCTGGAGGCCAACTGCCCCGCCGAAATGCGCGAGCCCGTGCGGGACGAAGGCGACGTCTGCTGGGGCGGGCGCAACTGGGTGTTCAAGAACGACGCGCAGAAGGCGTGGCTCGAAGCGTGCGTCGCGAAGGGCTACACCGTCCCCGACTGGCCGAAGCCCTATGGTGGCGCCGGGCTCACCCCCGAGCAGACCAAGGTCCTCAAACAGGAAATGAAGCGCATCCATGCGCGCTCGCCGCTCGACAGCTTCGGCATCTGGATGCTCGGCCCCGCGCTGCTGCAATTCGGCACCGAGGAGCAGAAGGTCGAATATCTGAACCCGATCGCGCGCGGCGAAATCCGCTGGTGCCAGGGCTATTCGGAACCCGGCTCGGGCAGCGACCTCGTCAGTCTGCAGACCTTCGGCGAGGACAAGGGCGATCATTGGGTCGTCAACGGGTCGAAGATCTGGACGAGCTATGCCGACAAGGCCGACTGGATCTTCTGCCTCGTCCGCACCGACAAGGCGAACAAATATCAGGGCATCACCTTCATGCTCTTCGACATGGCGAGCAAGGGCGTCACGACCAAGCCGATCCTGCTGATCAGCGGAAATTCGCCCTTCTGCGAGACCTTCTTCGACGATGTCGAGGTGCCGAAGACGCAGTTCATCGGCGAGATCAACCGCGGCTGGGACGTCGCCAAATATCTGCTCGGCCACGAACGCGAGATGATCTCGGGCGGCGGTGCGGGCGGCGACATGGTCAGCATCGGCGGCGCCTTTGCCAAGGCGTTCGGCAAGAACGCCGCGGGCGAGCTCGACGATCCGATCCTGCGCGCCGAAATGGCGGCGTTCGACGTCGACGTCTTCGCCTACCGCGCGATGGGCGAGCGTTTCATGGACATGTGGAAGACCGGCCGCGCGCACCCCGCGTCGTCGAACATGATGAAATATGTCGGCACCGAACTCAACAAGCGCCGCCACGAACTCGTCATGTCGGGCGGCGGCAGCGAAGCGCTCGAATGGGACAGCGAAGAGACCAAGGGCGGCGCAAGGGCGCGCGGCTGGCTGCGTACCAAGGCCAATTCGATCGAAGGCGGGACGAGCGAAGTCATGCTCAATGTCATCGCCAAGCGTATCCTCGACCTGCCCGGAGCCTGA
- a CDS encoding MFS transporter, which translates to MNAAIAAPKATRLPVRLKVVHGLGSIAYGVKDNGFSTFLLLFYNQVIGLDPGVVGAAIMVALIADAFVDPIIGELTDRTRSRWGRRLPWLYGAPIPLAIMWMLLWHPPEMSNAMTVAWLIGFAIIVRSLVSMCEVPSVAIVPELTGDYDERTVVMRYRFLFGWGGGLLILLLAYGVFFGGAKGLVDPDGYFPYALTGALLMAGAVLTSAAGQHSRIAVSNIADTKPVMTLRQVLGEMRDTLSNRAFLWLIFAALFGFVNQGITFSMNNYLLGFFWQFTQGEMVAYVFLLFASMIAAFVLVAPVSARLGKRDGAIFAGAISLLVNSGIYFAWIQGFFPGLPGKPSVAAMFALVFVSNSFSIILMILSSSMMADVVEASQSETGRRSEGLFFAGYFFMQKCATGIGIFAAGLILSFAAFPANAKPGEVGSDVLGNLALGYALAVLVIGTLGLIVMRKFPISRADHEARLALLGDVARGEPDATGAHP; encoded by the coding sequence GTGAACGCGGCAATTGCCGCGCCGAAAGCCACGCGCCTGCCGGTCCGGCTGAAGGTCGTGCACGGGCTGGGCAGCATCGCCTATGGCGTCAAGGACAACGGCTTTTCGACCTTTCTGCTGCTGTTCTACAATCAGGTGATCGGGCTCGATCCCGGCGTCGTCGGCGCCGCGATCATGGTCGCGCTGATCGCCGACGCCTTTGTCGATCCGATCATCGGCGAACTCACCGACCGCACGCGCAGCCGCTGGGGGCGCCGCCTCCCCTGGCTTTATGGCGCGCCGATTCCGCTCGCGATCATGTGGATGCTGCTGTGGCATCCGCCCGAAATGAGCAATGCGATGACCGTCGCCTGGCTGATCGGCTTTGCGATCATCGTTCGCTCGCTCGTCTCGATGTGCGAAGTGCCGTCGGTCGCGATCGTGCCCGAGCTGACGGGCGATTATGACGAGCGCACCGTCGTCATGCGCTATCGCTTCCTCTTCGGCTGGGGCGGCGGGCTGCTGATCCTGCTGCTCGCCTATGGCGTGTTCTTCGGCGGCGCGAAGGGGCTCGTCGATCCCGACGGCTATTTCCCCTATGCGCTGACCGGCGCGCTGCTGATGGCGGGCGCGGTCCTGACCTCGGCCGCGGGGCAGCACAGCCGCATCGCGGTGTCGAACATCGCCGATACGAAACCGGTAATGACGCTGCGCCAGGTCCTCGGCGAGATGCGCGACACGCTGTCGAACCGCGCCTTCCTGTGGCTGATATTCGCCGCGCTGTTCGGCTTCGTGAATCAGGGCATCACCTTTTCGATGAACAATTACCTGCTCGGTTTCTTCTGGCAGTTCACGCAGGGCGAGATGGTCGCCTATGTCTTTCTGCTGTTCGCCTCGATGATCGCAGCTTTCGTGCTCGTCGCCCCCGTGTCGGCGCGGCTCGGCAAGCGCGACGGCGCGATTTTCGCGGGCGCGATCTCTTTGCTCGTCAACAGCGGCATCTATTTCGCGTGGATCCAGGGGTTTTTTCCCGGCCTGCCGGGCAAGCCGAGCGTCGCAGCGATGTTCGCGCTCGTGTTCGTCTCCAACAGCTTCTCGATCATCCTGATGATCCTGTCGTCGTCGATGATGGCCGATGTCGTCGAGGCGTCGCAGAGCGAGACCGGGCGGCGGTCGGAGGGGCTGTTCTTCGCGGGCTATTTCTTCATGCAGAAATGCGCGACGGGCATCGGCATCTTCGCTGCGGGGCTGATCCTGTCGTTCGCGGCCTTTCCGGCGAATGCCAAGCCGGGCGAAGTCGGGAGCGACGTGCTCGGCAATCTCGCGCTCGGCTATGCGCTCGCGGTGCTGGTCATCGGCACGCTGGGGCTGATCGTGATGCGCAAATTCCCGATCTCGCGCGCCGATCACGAAGCGCGGCTGGCGCTGCTGGGCGACGTCGCACGCGGCGAACCCGATGCCACGGGGGCGCATCCGTAA
- a CDS encoding SDR family NAD(P)-dependent oxidoreductase, with amino-acid sequence MRFAGKIAVVTGAASGIGKAAVLKLASEGAHVFAADIDEAGGRALAEQSNGKIDFVRCDVTKPSDIEALMNKAAAKAGGIDIVFNNAAAAGDRAPIDEISPEGWDLTMDLVLKSVAMGIRYAAPHMKGRKGASIVNTASVAALGAGYSPIAYAVAKAGVLHLSKIAATDLARYGIRVNAICPGFINTNIFTSSLDVPDEHKDQAKAIIAGMSEAAQPVARGGQPEDIANAVAYLASEESSFMTGTHMLVDGGLTIGQRHAWDPEAPGLFDALVAMEEAAKAGAPA; translated from the coding sequence ATGCGATTCGCAGGCAAGATAGCCGTCGTCACCGGAGCGGCGTCGGGCATCGGCAAGGCAGCGGTTTTGAAACTCGCGAGCGAGGGCGCGCATGTCTTTGCCGCCGACATCGACGAGGCGGGCGGGCGCGCGCTCGCCGAGCAGTCGAACGGCAAGATCGACTTCGTCCGCTGCGACGTCACCAAGCCATCCGACATCGAGGCGTTGATGAATAAAGCCGCGGCGAAAGCCGGGGGCATCGATATCGTGTTCAACAACGCCGCCGCCGCGGGCGACCGCGCCCCGATCGACGAGATCAGCCCCGAGGGCTGGGACCTGACGATGGACCTCGTGCTGAAATCGGTTGCGATGGGCATCCGCTACGCCGCGCCGCATATGAAGGGCCGCAAGGGTGCCAGCATCGTCAACACCGCAAGCGTCGCGGCACTCGGCGCCGGCTATTCGCCGATCGCCTATGCCGTCGCCAAGGCGGGCGTGCTCCACCTCAGCAAAATCGCGGCAACCGACCTCGCGCGTTACGGCATTCGCGTCAACGCGATCTGCCCCGGCTTCATCAACACCAATATCTTCACCTCGTCGCTCGACGTGCCCGACGAACATAAGGATCAGGCAAAGGCGATCATCGCGGGGATGAGCGAGGCCGCGCAGCCCGTCGCGCGCGGCGGCCAGCCCGAGGATATCGCCAACGCCGTCGCCTATCTCGCGAGCGAGGAGTCGAGCTTTATGACCGGCACGCATATGCTGGTCGACGGCGGGCTGACGATCGGCCAGCGCCATGCCTGGGACCCCGAAGCCCCCGGACTATTCGATGCGCTCGTCGCAATGGAGGAAGCGGCAAAGGCCGGGGCGCCGGCGTGA
- the ppc gene encoding phosphoenolpyruvate carboxylase, which produces MGPPIQISQNPDIRYLGRILGDVIRAYGGDKLFRQTEYIRSSSVDRHRGIAGAEAIDPGLDALSLDDTIAFVRGFMLFSMLANLAEDRQGVAAEPEATVAAAIEKLKGDGIDGDAIAALLSASLVAPVLTAHPTEVRRKSVLDHKNRIAELMLLRDAGASETPEGDIVEDAIRRQIVLLWQTRPLRTEKLFVADEIDNALTYLRDVFLPVVPKLYARWEAELGQRPASFLRVGSWIGGDRDGNPFVTAETMHMATARNAAAVLGHYIDAVHHLGAELSVSASLAVVPEAVEALAEASGDAAPSRRDEPYRRALSGIYARLCATYAEIVGRAPPRPSALSGAPYSTPASLRRDLVTIANGLSANSQGQFGGIGALGRLIRAVEVFGFHLATLDMRQNSAVHERVLAELLAVSGVCPDYLALDEEERVALLTAELASDRPLAAPWHQWSDETAGELAIVHAAADVRKRLGNDAICQWIISMAQELSDLLEVHVLAREAGLWRSGGDAGQSNLMVVPLFETIADLDRAPAIMARYFAMPEIGPQIGQRGHQEVMIGYSDSNKDGGYLTSTWGLHQASQALTPVFEEADTAMQLFHGRGGAVGRGGGSAFAAIRAQPAGTVQGRIRITEQGEVIAAKYGTADGAATNLEAMVSASLLASLEPEALSGKDAARYTAAMDQLSDGAFAAYRGLVYDTPAFKDFFRAMTPIAEIATLKIGSRPSSRTKSSAIEDLRAIPWVFSWAQSRAMLPGWYGTGEGFAAFEDKALLADMAAGWPFFAALLGNMEMVLAKSDMGIAARYAELAAGIDGHDAIFGRIQGGWNRAHDGLLGITGQTRLLDKNPALEASIRLRLPYIEPLNLLQIELMKRHRAGETDPRIAEGIQLTINAIATALRNSG; this is translated from the coding sequence ATGGGCCCGCCTATCCAGATCTCGCAAAATCCCGACATCCGCTATTTGGGGCGGATCCTCGGTGACGTCATTCGCGCATATGGCGGCGACAAATTGTTCCGTCAGACCGAATATATCCGCTCGTCGAGCGTCGACCGGCACCGCGGTATCGCGGGCGCCGAGGCGATCGATCCGGGGCTCGACGCGCTGAGCCTCGACGACACGATCGCCTTTGTGCGCGGTTTCATGCTGTTTTCGATGCTCGCCAATCTTGCCGAGGACCGGCAGGGGGTGGCGGCCGAGCCCGAGGCGACGGTCGCCGCCGCGATCGAAAAGCTGAAGGGCGATGGGATCGACGGCGATGCGATCGCGGCGCTGCTGAGCGCGTCGCTCGTCGCCCCCGTGCTCACCGCGCACCCGACCGAGGTGCGGCGCAAGTCGGTGCTCGACCACAAGAACCGCATCGCCGAGCTGATGCTGCTGCGCGACGCCGGCGCCAGTGAGACGCCCGAGGGCGATATCGTCGAGGACGCGATCCGGCGGCAGATCGTTCTCCTTTGGCAAACGCGCCCGCTGCGCACCGAAAAATTGTTCGTCGCCGACGAGATCGACAATGCGCTGACCTATTTGCGCGACGTCTTCCTGCCCGTGGTGCCGAAACTCTATGCGCGCTGGGAAGCCGAACTCGGGCAGCGCCCCGCGAGCTTCCTGCGCGTCGGCAGCTGGATCGGCGGCGACCGCGACGGCAACCCCTTCGTCACCGCGGAGACGATGCACATGGCGACGGCGCGCAACGCCGCCGCGGTGCTCGGCCATTATATCGACGCGGTCCACCACCTCGGCGCCGAACTGTCGGTATCGGCGAGCCTCGCCGTCGTTCCCGAGGCGGTCGAAGCGCTGGCCGAGGCGAGCGGCGACGCCGCACCGAGCCGCCGCGACGAACCCTATCGCCGGGCGCTGTCGGGCATTTATGCGCGGCTGTGCGCGACCTATGCCGAGATCGTCGGGCGCGCGCCGCCGCGCCCGTCGGCGCTCAGCGGCGCGCCCTATTCCACCCCGGCGTCGCTTCGCCGCGACCTCGTCACCATCGCCAACGGCCTGTCGGCGAACAGCCAGGGCCAGTTCGGCGGCATCGGCGCGCTCGGGCGGCTGATCCGCGCGGTCGAAGTGTTCGGATTCCACCTCGCAACGCTCGACATGCGGCAGAACAGCGCGGTGCACGAACGTGTACTCGCCGAACTGCTGGCGGTATCGGGCGTGTGTCCCGATTATCTGGCGCTGGACGAAGAGGAACGCGTCGCGCTGCTCACCGCCGAACTCGCGAGCGACCGCCCGCTCGCCGCGCCGTGGCACCAGTGGAGCGACGAGACCGCAGGCGAGCTTGCGATCGTCCACGCCGCCGCCGATGTACGCAAACGGCTGGGCAATGATGCGATCTGCCAGTGGATCATCAGCATGGCGCAGGAATTGTCAGACCTGCTCGAAGTCCATGTCCTCGCACGCGAGGCCGGGCTGTGGCGGAGCGGCGGCGACGCGGGCCAGTCTAACCTGATGGTCGTGCCCTTGTTCGAAACCATCGCCGACCTCGACCGGGCGCCCGCGATCATGGCGCGCTATTTCGCGATGCCCGAAATCGGCCCGCAGATCGGGCAGCGCGGGCATCAGGAAGTGATGATCGGCTATTCGGATTCGAACAAGGACGGCGGTTATCTGACCTCGACCTGGGGGCTGCATCAGGCGTCGCAGGCGCTGACCCCGGTGTTCGAGGAGGCCGATACCGCGATGCAATTGTTCCACGGCCGCGGCGGCGCGGTCGGGCGCGGCGGCGGCAGCGCCTTTGCCGCGATCCGCGCGCAGCCCGCGGGCACCGTGCAGGGCCGCATCCGCATCACCGAACAGGGCGAAGTGATCGCGGCGAAATATGGCACCGCCGACGGTGCCGCGACCAATCTGGAGGCGATGGTGTCGGCGAGCCTGCTCGCGAGCCTCGAGCCCGAGGCGCTGAGCGGCAAGGATGCGGCGCGCTATACCGCGGCGATGGACCAGCTGTCGGACGGCGCCTTCGCCGCCTATCGCGGGCTCGTCTATGACACGCCGGCGTTCAAGGATTTCTTCCGCGCGATGACGCCGATCGCCGAGATCGCGACGCTGAAGATCGGGTCGCGGCCGTCGAGCCGCACCAAGTCGAGCGCGATCGAGGATTTGCGCGCCATCCCGTGGGTGTTCAGCTGGGCGCAGTCGCGCGCGATGCTGCCTGGCTGGTACGGCACCGGCGAGGGTTTTGCGGCGTTCGAGGACAAGGCGCTGCTCGCCGACATGGCGGCGGGCTGGCCGTTCTTTGCCGCGCTGCTCGGCAATATGGAGATGGTGCTCGCGAAATCGGACATGGGGATCGCCGCGCGCTACGCCGAACTTGCGGCGGGAATCGACGGGCATGACGCGATCTTTGGCCGCATCCAGGGCGGGTGGAACCGCGCGCATGACGGATTGCTCGGCATCACCGGCCAGACGCGGCTGCTCGACAAGAATCCGGCGCTCGAGGCGTCGATCCGGCTGCGCCTGCCCTATATCGAGCCGCTGAACCTGCTGCAGATCGAGCTGATGAAGCGCCACCGCGCCGGCGAAACCGATCCGCGCATCGCCGAAGGCATCCAGCTGACGATCAACGCAATCGCGACCGCGCTCAGGAACAGCGGCTGA
- a CDS encoding YbaY family lipoprotein, whose protein sequence is MVRITRMLAVGMVAAPLLAACATIAPSEQPVSVTGSITYRERMALPPTAQVEIQLADVSLMDAPSKTIAQQSFTADGRQVPFAFSLTVDERKIDPRGRYSVSARITDASGKLMFITDTHNGVTFDGRPRVDMGTLVMVRTR, encoded by the coding sequence ATGGTTCGCATCACTCGTATGCTCGCCGTCGGCATGGTTGCCGCGCCGCTGCTCGCTGCCTGCGCAACGATCGCGCCTTCGGAACAACCCGTGTCGGTCACCGGCAGCATCACCTATCGCGAGCGCATGGCGCTGCCGCCGACGGCGCAGGTCGAAATCCAGCTCGCCGATGTCAGCCTGATGGACGCGCCGTCGAAGACGATCGCGCAGCAGTCGTTCACCGCCGACGGCCGGCAGGTGCCCTTCGCCTTTTCGCTGACCGTCGACGAGCGCAAAATCGACCCGCGCGGCCGCTATTCGGTTTCGGCGCGCATCACCGACGCGTCGGGAAAGCTGATGTTCATCACCGACACGCATAATGGCGTGACCTTCGATGGCCGCCCGCGGGTCGATATGGGCACGTTGGTCATGGTCCGGACCCGCTGA
- a CDS encoding acyl-CoA dehydrogenase family protein, which translates to MPLYHNDDQAMLKDSVAPFVAEQAPVSHLRKLRDSADATGFSRDLWAQFTEMGLPGMLVPEAHGGLGMGHMEAGIVLEEIGRNLTPSPFLSTSVGAVAALAKAGGTQAGRWLPAIASGEAIIALAIDEGAKHRPDRIATTATRAGNGFRLDGKKSFVLHGHVADMSIVAAKTDGGITLFAVPKDAKGATADPRRLVDSSLASHVTLDGVEVDADAVIGEVDAGEDVLNALLAATRTGAAAEMVGVGQGAMDMTVNYLKERKQFGKLIGEFQGLQHRAAHLYGEMEVARATVMKAQQLLDEGSEGAKLMVSVAKAKAGRAANLAVREGVQMHGGIGMTDEYDIGLYMKRDRALAEYMGDVHYHIDQVARMNGY; encoded by the coding sequence ATGCCTTTGTATCACAATGACGACCAGGCGATGCTCAAGGACAGCGTCGCCCCCTTCGTGGCCGAACAGGCGCCGGTGTCGCACCTGCGCAAATTGCGCGACAGCGCCGACGCGACCGGCTTCTCGCGCGACCTCTGGGCGCAGTTCACCGAAATGGGCCTGCCCGGCATGCTCGTTCCCGAAGCGCACGGCGGGCTCGGCATGGGGCATATGGAAGCGGGCATCGTGCTCGAGGAAATCGGACGCAATCTGACCCCGTCGCCTTTCCTCTCGACCAGCGTCGGCGCGGTCGCCGCGCTCGCGAAGGCGGGCGGCACACAGGCGGGCCGCTGGCTCCCCGCGATCGCATCGGGCGAGGCGATTATCGCGCTCGCGATCGACGAGGGCGCCAAGCACCGCCCCGACCGCATCGCGACGACCGCGACGCGCGCCGGCAACGGCTTCCGTCTCGACGGCAAGAAAAGCTTCGTGCTCCACGGCCATGTCGCCGACATGAGCATCGTCGCGGCAAAGACCGACGGCGGGATCACGCTGTTCGCGGTGCCGAAGGATGCGAAAGGCGCCACCGCCGATCCGCGCCGCCTCGTCGACTCGAGCCTTGCGAGCCACGTCACGCTCGACGGCGTCGAGGTCGATGCCGACGCGGTGATCGGTGAGGTCGATGCGGGCGAGGATGTGCTGAACGCGCTGCTCGCCGCGACCCGCACCGGCGCCGCCGCCGAAATGGTCGGCGTCGGGCAGGGCGCGATGGACATGACGGTCAATTACCTCAAGGAACGCAAGCAGTTCGGCAAGCTGATCGGCGAGTTCCAGGGCCTCCAGCACCGCGCCGCGCATCTCTATGGCGAGATGGAAGTCGCGCGCGCCACCGTGATGAAGGCGCAGCAACTGCTCGACGAGGGCAGCGAAGGCGCGAAGCTGATGGTCTCGGTCGCCAAGGCGAAGGCCGGCCGCGCCGCCAACCTCGCGGTGCGCGAAGGCGTCCAGATGCACGGCGGCATCGGCATGACCGACGAATATGACATCGGCCTCTACATGAAACGCGACCGCGCGCTCGCCGAATATATGGGCGATGTGCATTACCACATCGACCAGGTCGCGCGGATGAATGGTTACTAA
- a CDS encoding acyl-CoA dehydrogenase family protein: MDFDLTDRQVYWRDRVRDFIERKVRPAVPTYNEQDKAGDRWKVIQIVEDLKAEAKEAGIWNLFMPPKSAAHHHVDETFEFEGPGLSNLEYALCAEEMGRVGFASEVFNCSAPDTGNMEVFHRYGTRAQKEKYLGRLMNGQIRSAFLMTEPRVASSDATNIETRIERDGDDYVINGTKWWSSGAGDPRCEVAIVMGKTDFGAKRHAQQSMVLMPLNAPGVNILRHLPVFGYDDAPHGHMEIELKDVRVKAEEAMLLGEGRGFEIAQGRLGPGRIHHCMRTIGVAEEAIAKMAKRLQSRVAFGKKVAEYSIWEHRLARARIDIEMTRLLCLKAADMMDKVGNKSAAAEIAMIKVQAPNMALKIIDDAIQAHGGGGVSEDFGLAKAYAHQRTLRLADGPDEVHERAIARIEFAKHSEASEPGFSSGDIGVSR, from the coding sequence ATGGACTTCGATCTCACCGACCGGCAGGTCTATTGGCGCGACCGGGTACGCGATTTCATCGAACGCAAGGTTCGCCCCGCGGTCCCGACCTATAACGAACAGGACAAGGCGGGCGACCGCTGGAAAGTCATCCAGATCGTCGAGGATCTGAAGGCCGAAGCGAAAGAAGCCGGCATCTGGAACCTCTTCATGCCGCCCAAGTCCGCCGCGCACCACCATGTCGACGAGACGTTCGAATTCGAAGGACCCGGCCTCTCCAACCTCGAATATGCGCTGTGCGCCGAGGAAATGGGGCGCGTCGGCTTTGCGAGCGAGGTGTTCAACTGCTCGGCGCCCGACACCGGCAATATGGAAGTGTTCCACCGCTACGGGACGCGCGCGCAGAAGGAAAAATATCTCGGCCGGCTGATGAACGGCCAGATCCGTTCGGCCTTCCTGATGACCGAGCCGCGCGTCGCCTCGTCCGACGCGACCAACATCGAGACGCGGATCGAACGCGACGGCGACGATTATGTGATCAACGGCACCAAATGGTGGTCGTCGGGCGCGGGCGATCCGCGCTGCGAGGTCGCGATCGTGATGGGCAAGACCGACTTCGGCGCGAAGCGCCACGCGCAGCAGTCGATGGTGCTGATGCCGCTGAACGCGCCGGGGGTGAATATCCTCCGCCACCTGCCCGTCTTCGGTTATGACGACGCGCCGCACGGCCATATGGAAATCGAGCTGAAGGACGTCCGCGTCAAGGCCGAGGAAGCGATGCTGCTCGGCGAAGGGCGTGGGTTCGAGATCGCACAGGGGCGCCTCGGGCCGGGACGCATCCATCACTGCATGCGCACCATTGGTGTGGCGGAAGAAGCGATCGCGAAGATGGCGAAGCGGCTGCAGTCGCGCGTCGCGTTCGGCAAGAAGGTCGCCGAATATAGCATCTGGGAACATCGCCTTGCCCGCGCGCGCATCGACATCGAGATGACGCGCCTGCTGTGCCTCAAGGCCGCCGACATGATGGACAAGGTCGGCAACAAGTCGGCCGCGGCCGAGATCGCGATGATCAAGGTGCAGGCGCCGAACATGGCGCTGAAGATCATCGACGATGCGATCCAGGCGCATGGCGGCGGCGGCGTGTCGGAGGATTTCGGGCTGGCCAAAGCCTATGCGCATCAGCGCACGCTGCGCCTCGCC